A genomic window from Pocillopora verrucosa isolate sample1 chromosome 7, ASM3666991v2, whole genome shotgun sequence includes:
- the LOC131791875 gene encoding glutaminyl-peptide cyclotransferase, producing MWWTLVLLLINSAKFSWCSGGSNGKRLAEHPLPRSLPESKLNDLAQRTDYDAFYSDTFMKGLYHVRYPGTQGHHKVKMFIKKAFEDLNWTVTLDEFDAPTPYGTKRFTNVVATLNPNAKRRLMLAAHYDSKYMRDKYFLGATDSAMPCAMLIEIARIVTPFFKAREQQKGNVHADEDEQSDTTLQMVFFDGEEAWVEWSSTDSLYGSRHLAEMWSNTSHPPDSNTTMIDTINAMVLLDLIGAANPVFYNTFRETNDLFERLQMIERRLLSNQQIHIPPNTQQPYFIQGLMDRRYLVEDDHIPFLRRNVKILHLISLPFPPCWHKDCDAHESIDDEVVKDLLKIFQVFVVEYFGLSVV from the exons ATGTGGTGGACTTTAGTGCTCCTTCTGATAAACTCCGCGAAATTTTCGTGGTGTAGTGGCGGTAGCAATGGCAAG AGACTCGCGGAGCATCCTTTACCGAGATCTCTTCCTGAATCAAAGCTAAACGACTTGGCCCAGAGAACAGATTACGATGCCTTCTACAGCGATACTTTCATGAAAGGACTTTACCACGTCCGATACCCAGGAACACAGGGGCATCATAAAGTAAAAATG TTTATAAAGAAAGCATTTGAAGACCTCAACTGGACAGTCACATTGGACGAATTTGATGCTCCTACTCCGTACGGTACTAAGCGCTTCACCAATGTAGTCGCCACCCTTAACCCCAATGCAAAAAGAAGGCTAATGCTAGCTGCACATTATGACTCCAAATACATGCGTGACAAATACTTTCTTGGTGCCACAGATTCAGCAATGCCTTGTGCAATGTTAATTGAAATTGCCAGAATTGTCACCCCTTTCTTCAAGGCACGGGAACAGCAAAAAGGGAACGTTCATGCAGATGAGGATGAG cAATCAGACACAACATTGCAGATGGTTTTCTTTGATGGTGAAGAAGCATGGGTTGAGTGGAGTTCAACAGACTCACTTTACGGCTCTCGACATCTTGCAGAGATGTGGAGCAATACGTCTCACCCACCAGATTCAAATACTACAATGATAGACACAATT aaTGCCATGGTACTAttggatctgattggtgcagCTAACCCAGTGTTTTACAACACTTTCAGAGAAacaaatgatttatttgagAGATTACAGATGATTG AACGTCGCCTACTGAGCAACCAGCAGATACATATACCACCCAACACCCAACAACCATATTTCATTCAAGGGCTAATGGACAGAAGATATCTTGTAGAAGACGATCACATACCTTTCCTACGAAGAA ATGTTAAAATACTGCACTTGATATCACTGCCATTCCCACCATGTTGGCATAAGGACTGTGATGCTCACGAAAGTATCGACGATGAAGTTGTGAAGGACTTGCTTAAAATCTTCCAAGTATTTGTGGTGGAATATTTTGGTCTTTCAGTGGTATAA